CCTGGAAACCGAAATCCTTTCGGCCGAGGGCAAGGTGGCCAAATACAAGACCCAGCAGCTGGAAGTGCGTAAAAACGACGAATATCGTGCTTTGACCCACGAGATCGAGACAACCGAGGCGATCATCAGCGGCTTTGAGGAGGACGAACTGAAGGTCATGTTCCAGATCGATGAGGCGAAGAAGCGCTTTGCCGCCGCCGAAGCCGAGCTGAAGCAGAATATTTCCGGCCACGAGACGAAGATCCGCACCCTGCGCGAGCGCGAAAAGCAGCTGCAGGGCGAGTTGCAGGCTGCGGTCGAGGCGGTAGGCGCGGCGCGGCCGGCGGTGCCCGAGACGCAGCTTAAAGTCTATGATCGTCTGGCCGTGAAGCCCGGCCACCCGGTTTGCGTGGCGGTGAGCGGCGACAAGTGCGGGGGCTGTCATCTGAAGGTTCCGCCCCACATCACCTCCGCGGCCAAGACCGGGATGGAAATTGCCACTTGCGACCAGTGCGGGCGGATCGTTTATTGGGCCCCCTAGTTTCGGAGCCAGATCTTCGCTCCGGGTTCATTGAATACGGAGAGGAAAGTCCGGACACCACAGGGCAGGATTCCCCGCGAAAGGGGGGACACGGCGCGTCAAGGCGACGTGATGGACAGTGTCACAGAGAACAAACCGCCCGGCGGGCAACCGCCGGGTAAGGGTGAAAAGGTGGGGTAAGAGCCCACCGCGCCGAAGGCAACGACGGCGGCACGAAAAACCCAGTCCGGTGCAAGACT
This DNA window, taken from Oleiharenicola lentus, encodes the following:
- a CDS encoding zinc ribbon domain-containing protein, with translation MAAFSIAPLIELQQRDTRRLTLEQQLKNVPREITAVEARITAEKQAIEAAKAEWHGLESKKKLLETEILSAEGKVAKYKTQQLEVRKNDEYRALTHEIETTEAIISGFEEDELKVMFQIDEAKKRFAAAEAELKQNISGHETKIRTLREREKQLQGELQAAVEAVGAARPAVPETQLKVYDRLAVKPGHPVCVAVSGDKCGGCHLKVPPHITSAAKTGMEIATCDQCGRIVYWAP